Proteins encoded within one genomic window of Nitrospira sp.:
- a CDS encoding efflux RND transporter permease subunit — protein MIERVIAWSAKNGFLVMLALVLVMGWGIWAVHHTPLDAIPDLSDVQVIVFTEWQGRSPDLVEDQITYPIITSLLGAPHIKSVRGQSFLGLSFVYVIFEDGTDMYWARSRVLEYLQSALGKLPEGITPTIGPDATGVGWVYQYALVDRSGRHDLAALRSFQDWYLRYWLWSVPGVAEVASVGGFVKQYQVNVDPTKLLGYHLPLKKVIEAIRRSNNDVGGRVLEVSEREYMVRGLGYIRTLEDIRQVAIGADRDGTPITVQDVAHVTLGPDMRRGAVELDGQGETVGGIIVMRYGENALAVIERVKQKLEEIKGSIPEGMEIVPVYDRSNLILRAIATLKEKLLEVTIVVSLISLVFLFHLRSALVAILTLPVAILLSFLAMYYLGINSNVMSLAGIAIAIGAMVDAVIVMIENAHKRLEQWEQQRRDGKDLEESRTAVIIRAAQEVGKPLFFSLLIITVSFLPVFSLEAQEGRLFKPLAWTKTASMFFASLVSITVAPLLMVWLLRGKIRPEETNPINRWLIRLYRPLVSGAVRARWLVILLAVLAVAGAVPLYQKLGSEFMPPLNEGTILYMPTALPGISIREATEILQRQDQLIKQFPEVDHVFGKVGRARTPTDPAHLSMAETVITLKPEEDWRPGMTWDALIAELDKTVKFPGMPNIWWMPIQTRIEMLATGIRSNLGIKVLGPDLKEIERVGVQIESLLTGLPGTRSAYAERVTGGYYLDFRVKRDEVARYGLTVEDVEDVIESAIGGKNISQTVEGRERYPINVRYARELRQDVEGLRRVLVETSRGAQVPIVQLADIRMVTGPPAVRDEQGSLAGIIFVDVAGRDLGSYVAEAKRVVGEHVQLKPGYRLAWGGQFEYMERAKARLQIAIPVTIFLIFILLYLNFRSVTRSLIVLLSVPFAVVGAIVFLYLLGYHLSVAVWVGIIALAGVAAETGVVMIIFLDEAYDRWQREGRLRTFADLRGAIIEGAAQRVRPKMMTASAILIGLLPIMWSHGAGADVMKRIAAPMIGGMVSSTLLTLLVIPAIYAVWRSRAVRSESER, from the coding sequence ATGATCGAGCGTGTAATCGCGTGGAGCGCCAAGAATGGCTTTCTGGTGATGCTGGCCCTTGTGCTTGTGATGGGCTGGGGCATCTGGGCGGTGCACCACACTCCGCTCGATGCTATCCCTGACCTCTCGGATGTACAGGTGATTGTCTTCACGGAATGGCAGGGCCGCAGCCCTGATCTCGTCGAGGACCAAATCACCTATCCGATCATCACGTCACTGCTCGGCGCGCCTCACATCAAATCCGTCCGGGGGCAGTCCTTTCTCGGACTGTCGTTCGTCTACGTCATCTTCGAAGACGGCACCGATATGTATTGGGCACGCAGTCGCGTGCTCGAATATCTGCAGAGCGCGCTGGGAAAGCTCCCGGAAGGCATCACCCCGACGATCGGGCCGGACGCGACCGGGGTCGGCTGGGTCTACCAGTACGCGCTGGTCGATCGGTCCGGCCGTCATGATCTCGCCGCCTTACGCAGCTTTCAGGACTGGTACCTGCGCTATTGGCTGTGGAGCGTGCCGGGCGTCGCCGAAGTCGCGTCGGTCGGCGGGTTCGTCAAGCAATATCAGGTCAACGTCGATCCCACCAAGCTGCTCGGCTATCACCTGCCCTTGAAGAAGGTCATTGAGGCGATTCGCCGCAGCAATAACGACGTGGGGGGGCGGGTCTTGGAAGTGAGCGAGCGGGAATACATGGTCCGGGGCTTGGGCTACATCCGCACCCTGGAGGACATCCGGCAGGTCGCGATCGGAGCTGACCGTGATGGCACGCCCATTACGGTGCAGGATGTGGCCCATGTCACGCTGGGGCCGGACATGCGCCGCGGCGCCGTCGAGCTGGACGGCCAGGGCGAGACCGTCGGCGGCATCATCGTCATGCGCTACGGCGAGAACGCCCTCGCCGTGATCGAGCGTGTCAAACAGAAGCTCGAGGAGATCAAGGGATCCATTCCGGAGGGCATGGAGATCGTGCCGGTCTACGATCGGTCGAACTTGATCCTCCGAGCCATCGCCACCCTGAAAGAAAAGCTCCTCGAGGTCACCATTGTGGTCAGTCTCATCAGCCTCGTGTTTCTCTTTCATCTCCGTTCGGCGCTCGTGGCCATCCTCACCTTGCCGGTTGCCATCCTGCTGTCATTCCTGGCGATGTATTACCTCGGCATTAACTCCAATGTGATGTCGCTTGCCGGCATCGCCATTGCCATTGGAGCCATGGTGGATGCCGTGATCGTCATGATTGAGAATGCGCACAAGCGGTTAGAGCAGTGGGAGCAGCAGCGACGGGATGGGAAGGACCTAGAGGAGTCACGGACGGCGGTGATCATCCGGGCGGCGCAGGAGGTCGGCAAGCCGTTGTTCTTCTCACTGCTCATTATTACCGTCTCCTTCCTACCCGTGTTCAGCCTCGAGGCGCAGGAAGGCCGGCTCTTCAAGCCGCTCGCCTGGACGAAGACCGCGTCGATGTTCTTTGCGTCGCTCGTCTCCATCACGGTGGCTCCCCTTTTAATGGTCTGGCTGCTCCGGGGAAAGATCCGGCCTGAAGAGACGAATCCGATCAACCGGTGGCTGATTCGGCTCTACCGGCCGCTGGTGTCCGGTGCCGTCCGCGCCCGGTGGCTGGTTATCCTCCTGGCCGTCCTCGCCGTTGCCGGGGCCGTCCCCCTCTATCAGAAACTGGGCTCTGAATTCATGCCACCGCTCAACGAAGGGACCATCCTCTACATGCCCACGGCCTTGCCGGGGATTTCGATCAGGGAAGCCACGGAGATCCTGCAGCGACAGGATCAGCTCATCAAGCAGTTCCCGGAAGTGGATCACGTGTTCGGGAAAGTGGGCCGGGCCAGAACGCCAACGGACCCGGCGCATCTGAGCATGGCCGAGACGGTCATTACACTGAAGCCCGAGGAGGACTGGCGGCCGGGTATGACCTGGGATGCCCTGATCGCGGAACTGGACAAGACGGTGAAATTTCCCGGCATGCCCAACATTTGGTGGATGCCGATCCAGACACGGATCGAGATGCTCGCCACCGGCATCCGGAGTAATCTGGGCATCAAGGTGCTGGGTCCGGACTTGAAGGAAATCGAACGAGTGGGGGTGCAGATTGAAAGCCTGCTGACCGGGCTTCCTGGGACGCGCAGTGCCTATGCCGAGCGGGTCACCGGTGGCTATTACTTGGATTTTCGCGTCAAACGCGACGAAGTGGCACGCTATGGGCTGACGGTCGAGGATGTCGAGGACGTGATCGAATCGGCGATCGGGGGCAAGAATATCTCACAAACCGTTGAGGGCCGGGAGCGGTATCCGATTAATGTCCGCTATGCCCGTGAACTCCGGCAGGACGTGGAAGGTCTACGACGGGTGCTCGTTGAGACGTCGCGCGGCGCGCAGGTGCCGATCGTGCAATTAGCCGACATCAGGATGGTCACCGGGCCGCCGGCGGTCCGAGACGAACAAGGTTCGCTTGCGGGGATCATCTTTGTGGATGTGGCGGGACGCGACCTGGGCAGCTACGTCGCGGAGGCGAAACGGGTCGTCGGCGAACACGTGCAGCTCAAGCCCGGCTACCGACTGGCGTGGGGCGGGCAGTTCGAATACATGGAGCGAGCCAAGGCCCGCCTCCAGATCGCGATCCCGGTCACGATCTTCCTGATCTTCATCCTGCTCTATCTGAACTTCCGGTCTGTGACCCGGAGTCTAATCGTGCTGCTGTCGGTCCCGTTCGCGGTCGTAGGCGCGATCGTGTTCCTCTACCTGCTGGGCTACCACCTCAGCGTCGCGGTCTGGGTGGGCATTATCGCGCTGGCCGGGGTGGCGGCGGAGACCGGCGTGGTCATGATCATCTTCTTGGATGAAGCTTACGACCGGTGGCAGCGGGAAGGACGGCTGAGGACCTTTGCAGACCTTCGTGGCGCGATTATCGAAGGCGCTGCCCAGCGTGTCCGGCCCAAGATGATGACTGCGTCGGCCATTCTCATCGGGCTGTTACCGATTATGTGGAGCCATGGGGCCGGAGCCGATGTGATGAAACGGATCGCGGCACCGATGATCGGCGGGATGGTCTCCTCTACGTTACTCACGCTGCTCGTGATTCCGGCCATCTATGCGGTTTGGCGAAGCCGAGCCGTTCGGAGTGAATCGGAGCGGTAA
- a CDS encoding heavy-metal-associated domain-containing protein, with translation MWQVIRTCLIVGVAMLPLTEFYGLAVENQGVQTVTLQIDGMTCGACVKDVKAALAKVPGVTTVEFRVGKKWIFFSDYSDVRASVTFDANKVGTEALVKAIEGAGSPLSAYKARLVQP, from the coding sequence ATGTGGCAAGTGATTCGGACATGTCTCATTGTTGGGGTGGCGATGCTTCCGCTGACTGAGTTCTATGGTCTTGCGGTTGAGAACCAGGGGGTTCAGACGGTGACCTTGCAGATCGACGGCATGACGTGCGGGGCTTGCGTCAAGGACGTGAAGGCAGCGCTCGCCAAGGTCCCGGGCGTCACCACGGTCGAGTTCAGGGTGGGAAAGAAGTGGATCTTTTTCTCCGATTATTCGGATGTGCGCGCCTCGGTGACGTTCGATGCGAACAAAGTGGGTACGGAGGCGTTGGTCAAGGCCATCGAAGGGGCTGGCAGCCCGCTGTCGGCGTACAAAGCCCGGCTGGTGCAGCCATAG
- a CDS encoding heavy metal-responsive transcriptional regulator → MALGWTIGQLSKMASVNVQTVRYYERRNLLQPTDRKTSGYRVYSGDALRRLRFIKNAQALGFTLHEIEELLDLRINSKARCGDIQRKAEAKLKHVEAKVRDLQSLEAALRRLIRTCRAGQPTDHCPILQSLEEEKARTVQATRRR, encoded by the coding sequence ATGGCCTTGGGATGGACGATCGGACAACTTTCCAAGATGGCGAGCGTGAACGTGCAGACCGTTCGCTACTATGAGCGGCGCAACCTGCTACAGCCGACAGACCGTAAAACGTCTGGATACCGAGTGTACTCTGGCGATGCGTTGAGGCGACTGCGCTTCATCAAGAATGCGCAGGCGTTGGGCTTCACGCTCCATGAGATCGAGGAACTCCTCGATCTCCGGATCAACTCAAAGGCTCGGTGCGGGGATATCCAACGAAAGGCAGAGGCAAAGTTGAAACACGTGGAAGCCAAAGTGCGGGACCTGCAATCGCTTGAGGCGGCGCTACGGCGCTTGATCCGCACCTGCCGGGCCGGACAGCCGACCGATCATTGTCCAATCTTGCAAAGCCTGGAGGAAGAGAAGGCCCGAACGGTTCAGGCCACAAGGAGGAGGTAG
- a CDS encoding carboxymuconolactone decarboxylase family protein has protein sequence MEHTTNVETGLFAELRKLSPKVTGGLLRMRQEAYRDASVAAKYKLLTAMAISIAIRCEPCIRAYVKMAHAKGVSQDELIEFLEVAMTMQGCPGEEWALKAYAAYKECIDGRPGLETPACCKNDDGSQTNKEGA, from the coding sequence ATGGAGCATACAACCAATGTTGAAACGGGACTATTTGCCGAACTTAGAAAGTTGAGTCCCAAGGTCACGGGCGGTCTTCTGCGCATGCGACAGGAGGCCTATCGAGATGCAAGTGTGGCTGCCAAGTACAAATTACTGACCGCCATGGCGATTTCAATCGCGATTCGATGCGAACCCTGTATCCGGGCCTACGTCAAGATGGCGCATGCCAAGGGTGTCAGCCAGGACGAACTGATTGAATTCCTCGAAGTCGCCATGACCATGCAGGGCTGTCCCGGAGAGGAGTGGGCGCTCAAGGCCTATGCGGCCTATAAAGAGTGCATTGATGGTAGGCCAGGCTTAGAGACGCCCGCTTGTTGTAAGAATGACGATGGCAGTCAGACTAATAAGGAAGGTGCCTGA
- a CDS encoding FixH family protein — translation MLKLKRARWILIGLGILILIGGLVLLTEPSRKEHLSTKDSQAKHETSGDKATDASDTTAEGAQAFAMVSRARQQLIGVTTAVLERRPMETRVRAVGRIAYNEERITHVNLRISGWVEDLFVDYTGQVVRKGQPLFTLYSPDLVATQDEFLLALKARHKVKDSPLPEVHEQTEQVVEASRDRLRLWTLTDRQIDEIARRGKANTYLTIYSPATGYVIDKKVFKGMFVQPETRLYSIADLSAVWMNAEVYEYETPFVQVDQLATTTLAAYPGEQFHGRVSYIYPYMNQEARTIKVRVEMPNPALRLKPDMYGTVELTINRGIRLAVPEAAVLDSGTRQLVFLVRGEGLFEPRTVKPGPKIGGYYEIQEGLEAGDKVVTSGNFLIDSESKLMAATNMMGSLGMGGIKMEQAQMGQMEMGGMPMGGTQPKKTKDMAKTPGERKVGGVTLTLSTEPASPRIGENLIRVIVKGEEGKPVTNATVRLTYTMPMPGMMPATVPMKPGKDGAYEAKVNLGMGGQWDLTVTVQRAGQADVKETFSVTAGGGMSGMQGM, via the coding sequence ATGCTGAAGCTGAAACGAGCACGATGGATTCTGATCGGCCTCGGAATCCTGATCCTGATTGGTGGCTTGGTCCTGCTGACCGAACCCAGTCGAAAGGAACATTTGTCGACTAAGGACAGCCAAGCTAAGCATGAGACGTCGGGTGACAAAGCGACCGACGCCTCCGACACAACAGCTGAGGGGGCGCAAGCCTTCGCCATGGTCTCACGCGCGCGTCAGCAATTAATCGGCGTGACCACTGCGGTCTTGGAGCGGCGACCGATGGAAACAAGGGTTCGGGCGGTCGGACGGATTGCGTATAACGAAGAACGCATTACGCATGTGAACCTCCGTATTTCCGGATGGGTGGAGGATCTCTTTGTCGACTACACCGGCCAGGTGGTGCGCAAGGGTCAACCGCTGTTCACCCTCTACAGCCCGGATTTGGTCGCGACCCAAGACGAGTTCCTGCTCGCGCTGAAAGCGCGTCACAAGGTCAAGGACAGCCCCTTGCCAGAAGTCCACGAACAGACAGAACAGGTCGTCGAAGCCAGTCGGGACCGGTTACGCCTATGGACGTTGACCGATCGACAGATCGACGAGATCGCCCGGCGGGGGAAGGCCAACACCTACCTGACGATTTATTCGCCGGCGACGGGGTACGTCATCGACAAGAAAGTGTTCAAAGGCATGTTCGTGCAGCCGGAGACGCGCTTGTACTCCATTGCCGACTTGAGTGCGGTCTGGATGAACGCGGAAGTGTATGAGTACGAGACGCCCTTTGTACAGGTTGATCAGCTGGCTACCACGACGTTGGCGGCCTATCCCGGGGAACAATTTCACGGGCGGGTCTCTTACATTTATCCCTACATGAACCAAGAGGCGCGGACAATCAAGGTCCGAGTGGAGATGCCCAATCCAGCGTTGCGCCTCAAACCAGACATGTATGGAACCGTGGAACTCACCATCAATCGAGGCATACGCCTCGCGGTGCCGGAAGCCGCCGTCCTGGATTCCGGCACGCGACAGCTCGTCTTTCTCGTCCGTGGCGAGGGGCTCTTTGAACCTCGGACGGTGAAACCGGGACCGAAGATCGGTGGCTACTACGAAATCCAGGAGGGCCTTGAAGCAGGAGACAAGGTCGTGACCTCCGGAAACTTCCTTATTGATTCGGAAAGTAAGCTGATGGCCGCCACCAACATGATGGGCTCCCTGGGCATGGGCGGAATTAAGATGGAGCAGGCGCAGATGGGCCAGATGGAGATGGGGGGCATGCCAATGGGAGGAACTCAGCCGAAAAAGACGAAGGACATGGCAAAGACGCCGGGAGAACGAAAGGTAGGAGGCGTCACACTCACCCTCTCGACGGAACCTGCCTCACCCCGGATTGGCGAGAACCTCATCCGCGTCATCGTGAAAGGTGAGGAAGGCAAGCCGGTGACCAACGCCACGGTGCGGCTCACCTACACGATGCCCATGCCGGGCATGATGCCCGCCACGGTACCGATGAAACCTGGGAAAGATGGGGCCTATGAGGCGAAGGTCAATCTCGGTATGGGCGGGCAGTGGGATTTGACCGTCACCGTGCAGCGTGCTGGCCAGGCCGATGTGAAGGAAACATTTTCAGTGACGGCCGGCGGCGGTATGTCTGGCATGCAGGGCATGTAA